A single window of Salvia splendens isolate huo1 chromosome 6, SspV2, whole genome shotgun sequence DNA harbors:
- the LOC121808531 gene encoding heat shock 70 kDa protein, mitochondrial-like: MASAVLLRSLRRREVSSASSSAFRILTGNTKPSWAVSNNLAGLVRPFSTKPAGNDVIGIDLGTTNSCVSVMEGKTPKVIENAEGARTTPSVVAFSPKGELLVGIPAKRQAVTNPTNTVFGTKRLIGRRFDDPQTQKEMKMVPYKIVKAPNGDAWVEVNGQQYSPSQIGAFVLTKMKETAEDYLGKTVTKAVVTVPAYFNDAQRQATKDAGRIAGLDVQRIINEPTAAALSYGLNNKEGLVAVFDLGGGTFDVSILEISNGVFEVKATNGDTFLGGEDFDNALLEFLVSEFKRTDNIDLSKDRLALQRLREAAEKAKIELSSTTQTEISLPFITADSTGPRHLNITLPRSKFEALVNSLIERTRNPCKSCLKDAGISIKEVDEVLLVGGMTRVPKVQEVVTEIFGKSPSKGVNPDEAVAMGAAIQGGILRGDVKELLLLDVTPLSLGIETLGGIFTRLINRNTTIPTKKSQSFSTAADNQTQVGIKVLQGEREMATDNKLLGEFELMGIPPAPRGMPQIEVTFDIDANGIVTVSAKDKTTGKEQQITIRSSGGLSEDEIEKMVKDAELHAQKDQERKALIDIRNNADTTIYSIEKSLNEYREKIPSEVATEIETAVADLRSAMATENIDDIKAKLDLANKAVSKIGQHMSGGSSGGPTGGSEGGDQQAPEAEYEEVKK, translated from the exons ATGGCGAGCGCCGTCCTCCTCCGATCTCTCCGTCGCCGTGAAGTTTCCTCCGCCTCTAGCTCTGCTTTCAGAATA TTAACTGGAAACACTAAACCATCGTGGGCTGTAAGCAACAACTTGGCAGGTCTTGTAAGGCCGTTCAG TACCAAACCGGCTGGAAATGATGTGATTGGTATTGACTTGGGTACCACAAATTCTTGTGTATCTGTTATGGAGGGAAAG ACTCCAAAAGTTATTGAGAATGCTGAGGGTGCTCGGACAACGCCATCAGTTGTTGCTTTTAGCCCCAAAGGAGAACTGTTGGTTGGAATACCAGCAAAGAGACAAGCTGTCACCAATCCTACCAACACAGTCTTTGGAACCAAGCGGCTAATTGGTAGACGTTTTGATGACCCTCAGACACAGaaggaaatgaagatggttcCTTACAAAATTGTCAAGGCTCCTAATGGAGATGCATGGGTTGAGGTCAACGGGCAGCAGTACTCACCAAGTCAAATTGGTGCTTTTGTCTTGACCAAGATGAAGGAAACTGCTGAAGACTACCTTGGGAAGACTGTAACCAAGGCTGTTGTTACCGTTCCTGCTTATTTCAATGACGCGCAGCGACAAGCCACCAAGGATGCTGGGAGAATTGCAGGGCTGGATGTGCAACGGATTATTAATGAGCCTACCGCAGCTGCACTCTCTTACGGCTTGAACAATAAAGAAGGCCTTGTTGCAGTTTTTGATCTGGGAGGTGGAACATTTGATGTATCCATTTTGGAGATTTCCAATGGCGTCTTTGAG GTGAAAGCCACTAATGGTGACACATTTTTGGGAGGGGAGGACTTTGACAATGCTTTGTTGGAGTTTTTGGTCAGTGAATTTAAGAGAACGGACAATATTGATCTGTCAAAAGATCGTCTTGCTCTGCAGAGATTACGTGAGGCAGCTGAGAAGGCAAAGATAGAGCTCTCATCAACAACTCAGACTGAGATCAGCCTGCCCTTCATCACCGCTGATTCAACTGGTCCAAGGCATCTGAATATCACATTGCCGAGGTCCAAGTTTGAGGCTCTGGTTAACAGCTTGATTGAGAGGACTAGGAATCCTTGCAAGAGTTGCTTGAAGGACGCTGGCATCTCCATTAAGGAGGTTGATGAAGTACTCCTTGTTGGAGGAATGACTCGTGTTCCCAAGGTTCAGGAAGTAGTTACTGAAATCTTTGGCAAGTCCCCAAGCAAAGGGGTCAATCCAGATGAGGCTGTTGCCATGGGGGCTGCTATTCAGGGTGGCATTCTCCGAGGTGATGTCAAAGAGTTGCTTCTTCTTGATGTTACACCGCTGTCTCTTGGTATCGAGACACTTGGAGGAATCTTTACCAGATTGATCAACAGAAATACCACAATTCCAACAAAGAAAAGCCAG TCATTCTCGACAGCTGCTGACAATCAGACCCAGGTTGGCATCAAAGTGCTTCAAGGAGAGCGTGAGATGGCTACAGATAACAAACTCCTTGGTGAATTTGAGCTCATGGGTATTCCTCCAGCTCCTAGGGGCATGCCTCAGATTGAAGTCACGTTTGACATTGATGCTAATGGTATCGTGACTGTTTCTGCAAAGGATAAGACCACCGGCAAAGAGCAGCAGATCACAATTAGGTCATCAGGTGGTCTATCAGAGGATGAGATTGAGAAGATGGTAAAGGACGCTGAGTTACACGCCCAGAAGGATCAGGAGAGGAAGGCATTGATAGATATCAGAAACAACGCGGACACCACCATCTACAGCATTGAGAAGTCCTTGAATGAGTACAGGGAGAAGATTCCAAGTGAAGTAGCTACTGAAATTGAGACTGCCGTTGCAGACCTGAGAAGCGCGATGGCCACTGAGAACATAGATGATATCAAGGCTAAGCTTGATTTGGCAAACAAGGCCGTGTCGAAGATTGGACAGCACATGTCTGGTGGTTCAAGTGGTGGTCCCACTGGAGGCTCTGAGGGAGGTGACCAGCAGGCACCTGAGGCAGAATATGAGGAGGTAAAGAAGTAG